Part of the Vigna radiata var. radiata cultivar VC1973A chromosome 11, Vradiata_ver6, whole genome shotgun sequence genome is shown below.
AATGGATGAAAGATTATTTATTGATTGTAGTCCAACCAAAACTGCCAATGCTAAATACCCAAGAAAGTGTCAATCTTAGTACATATATAACAGTTACAAATGCAATTGATTGCAGCTTACTCTTTATACATTAGGAAAGAAGAGCATAGCTCATCCAAttcttaacataatttttttatgatgaagtTCGTTTGAaaccaaatttataattttgtttacatGTACACTATACAGAATCTATATGAAACGTACCATCAGACAGTTGACAGGCTCCTCTGTATAAGTTATGTGCAGGAACACCTTGAACAGAAGGACTGGAATCTGGAAGATAAATCCAGATAGAATGAAAATCAATATCAATTACTATTTTGAAAGATAATGATATATCATTACAGTAACATAACAATCAAGTCAGCATCAGGCTGGTTGTTGTCTTGACATTTTCCAGATGCTGCTTCAACCTATTTACCATCTTCAAAATAAAGCtcattaaaagaaactaaagacTAATAAGTGCACATTATAGTTTGATGCTGACTTATGCAGTAAAATTTCACCGTGTGAAATTGAGGAGTTACATGACTGAAGAGAACTATAAATAGCCTATAATACTACATAGTATGAAGCATCAACCAATGTTCCTTCCATCAGTAACCGTGATAGAACAAACAAAGTCAAGGATTCATTGTCCTGCtatatattaatgatatttatggAAGGAATACTCTTACCCTCTTGACAGATACTTTTCTTCACAGCTTGCCCTGCAAATGCAATCACATTTTCTTTATCTGTAACAATGATAGCAATCAGTTAATCCTAGGTTCCTATACAAACAATGTAAAGGCAAACATGGTTACTCACGGCTCTAACTCAGTTAATTTGACTCGATgtacaaataagttcttcaactAGTTTTCTCATGCTTATTGCATAGAAACCaagcttttaaaaaaaaataaaaactcacatTTGGTATCCTAATAATCCCTTTCAAACGTGAGTTTCTTCCACATTGGTACTTCCCCTCAAGCCTCAAATTCAGGATTCTTCAATCACTCACAGGGGATATTTGGAATAATTCAGCACCAATGAGTCACGAGCATTACATATAAGAAACTAAGAAACCACCTTCAATCCAAAATATTAATGCATTAGGTTTGTGGTCTTCTTTCATATATACTAATCATCTTGCTCATTTCTTGGACACAAACACACACTTGAAATcctaatactaataatataagtacttaacattttcaaaatcaaattgtgAAAAGTTCAAGAATTGTCCCTCTCGTCACACTATTAGTTTCCTCATTATTCACCTCTAAAGCTGTTGCAAGGCAAAGCCTGATCCATACGCTTCTCAGTCCCATCTATCACTGTTGCATTGTCTTTGGACCGAGCTCGACGTTTTATCTGGTTCAATCGAAGTATTCTACCTTTTGATTGCTCATTTTCAGGCTCAGATATAGTTCTTTTCTGTGACAAATCATTCTCACTTTTACACCGAGCTTGATGCTTGATTTGATTCAGGCGGATTATTTTTCCTTGTGAATGTCTGCAGCGGCTGTCGCCAACCCTCCTCTCATCCAATAAAAGGTACTTACATCTAGCTTGCTTCCGAATTTGAGTTAAGCGAGTTCTGGTAGCTACACATCAAAACCCACACTCTTAACTACAAACATAACAAACTGTAGATAATCTATTTAAGCAAAGCAAAACAGATACAACTATCAAATTATTCCAACATTGACATTGGAAAGTGCACAAAGCACGAGAAAATTGAATGAAGGCAGCATCACCAACCATCCACATTTATGCTGCTAACACTTTCGTGTGACATTTTCTGAACAACCATGCCACAATTTGTAACCTCGCCACAGTGGATTTTAGTATCAGTTAGTCTACTTCAACACCCATAAATTTGTTACACTTCTGAAAAGCAGTAAGAAAATGCATGAGGAAACCAAAacacacaaaagaaaacaaaatggcaGACACATGaatgaaaatgacaaaaaaaacaaTAGAGAAAACCCTAGAGGATACAGGGACAAGGGTGTCGCACAGTAGCAAAAGTTAGTACTAGGAAAAACAAgtacatattttttgtttttgtttttgtagtgTGTACCTTTTTGTCTTCTTGAGGAGGAAAATGGAGTGAAGTGAAGAAAGATAGAAGGTGGTTATTGAGATGAAGACAACGTATAAATatctgaaaataaattaaataaaaaataaataaggaaataaTCCTAAAAGGAGACTCctaggaataaaaaaaaaaaaacacaagtgGGGCAACTGGGAAGATTTTAAAGGAATGCGTCCCTATCTTCATGAGTActgtagtaataataattaaatatttgatataaaaaaaagcaGTTATTAATGTTGAGATTCAACGTTCCCAACCATAAGTGATGACattaatctaataataaaaaggtttacacttattttgttgttttaaatgcattaaatgtgactctttttataaatttttgtccTTTCTTAGAGTATTtgttaattacaaaatttttggtttttgagattttttaGGGCGTCAAATATATTGTCGTGTTTAATAAGAATATATTCTAACTAATAGTTATAAATGAAGAAATTGTGAAAGTCAATATAATGTCTTCAAcaactaaaaaatttaatggttattggcataaattattctttgtcgaattttatttatcttttgattGAATTAGATTGACATGAAGAAAAATCTTCAAATACtagtagaaataaaaaaaaaaaacaaaattgtttttcataGCCCGTGAAAAATTGTTATTGACTcacttgtttaaattttttacttgaaatgattttgtaaaaataactattttgttatcttaaaaaatatgttatttatctCAATTTAATGGACTTATAATACCATTTACTTTCATTATTCTAGACAAATGTTTGTCAGAACTACTGTaacggaattgttagcgtgaaataataaaccaagagggagtgaattgattatattttttttcgtgtcttttaattttttttttcaattttacttactaagcagataattaaactaaaatattcaaagtaaggaagagagaaaaattgcacaaatgattttatcctggttcagatcacaaagatcctacgtccagtcgcttatctcaaaaacaagataaaccttttcactaatcacaaaacaattacaaataatagtcacgcagaaaattaatttgtaagagtttagaaaaccacctctcttgaaaccataAGAAATGAACTtactcctttgagtcttcacaaaggatgaccactgataacggttgaaaaaccgttattttcatacttaactttgatattaaatcacaccctttatgccttagaattagtttgaaatcagcttgaaatcatgcaattttcttaagttagagaataagagagtcaaattTGGTTTTCTGTTtagtttcccttgattttgtaggtttttggaatgatttgaaagaagggttgaagtatcaaggggttgcagtgcagaaaagtcaaatagaatgcagaaaagtaaaCCAGAatccagaaaagtcaatcagtcaaccataAAAGTGAACCAGTCAACCAAagaagtcaaccagttgaccagaatgttgacCAGAGCGCTGAGCGGTTGACCAAACCGTTGAGTGGcagtttttggcgctgagcgaTGCCAGTTTTGCCtgtttttcactatttttcgcCTGGGGGACCGTTGAGCAGTttaattaggcgctgagcggttgtttatttttatttggcttagattaTGATAgattctattatctttttgggttATAAATAGTTCCAGTGCGATTCGAAttgtattcttttggcagagagaaacgtccacagcagctctacacaccttggaggagattctttggatgcttaggctccaatctatcaaatttagggtttgcttttccattcttccattgtatttcatctagtttcaccatgattatggtgaactaaaccctacgttgttggggaacaatgtaatcttttgaaactctcttatattgaaattcttataatctttatatgcttgcatatgcttatctttatcaattgttgggttccttatctttgcttaatgcttttattgtttaactcattctgtaaatgttgtttgtctttattgatacgggaacgtacagtaatgtcatgaactggggggaattccttgattaagcaatactgcttagagataggggtaggacgatcaattgtattttgcttccgtttattatgcattattagttactaggggaggctagagatagcaagccggtaattagtaataggctcttttcaccaaggaattgggtgaagggtagactaagaaagtttgcatgacaatatgataaataagcaaattagataagaagagtagatataagagggtggataagatgaaattgtaatccccaacaactccattaatccatagtttcttttagccaattgaatcactacatttacatgtttactttttgtttttgcatttaaaccACTGgtaaattttctttacaagtcttacgatatTGGTTTACACGAAGgattaggcctttgagtcctttgggagaacgatattgggtttaccaattatattacttgatacgatctggtacacttgccaggggttTAACaaccacctccttcgaatacttcacgaaggatgatacTCTTCCAATCACCTCCTTAgatgcaccaaggatgaaccagctatttcTCTGTTaccgcagtagcacttcacagttttgcagacaagagtttctttaaCTTCAGATGTTTAGAGCGCAAGGGAAGATTGATTCTGGTAGAAACAAtgagccaatttatagactcaagccaGTGCTCTTCCAGTTttcgaaactggccattttaacgcgtttaatcgattaatattagtgttaatcgattaaaaagagtacaacggctagtttttcaaatctgaaacctcTAAcagctagtattaatcgattattcttgattttaatcaattagctAATCAATTAAAGcatgaattaatcgattatttcagagCCATTTGGGTTTGCAGTGCCaacctcgttttaatcgattataacttggtttaatcgattaaaacaacttgtgtttgattctaaacaacaaataatcaCTTATAGAATACATGAATCAAACCCTATTACATATCTAAGCAACAACACATCaactatgattattacaaaagctttcaacAATAAAGGATCTTCAAATAGTCTTCTTGGATCTTGTATTGTGCAAAtctgtacatcatcaaaactccctctttaattttttgctaacattctccccctttttcatgatgataaaaaactttctccaagtttaaagctttttaataatctgaaacaaacacaactcatgaaagaaaagagcattagaaaataaaataaaaaaactttaaactattttctcccccttttttgatcatAATAAAAAAGGTTGTGTTAATTTAGTTGTGTAAGTTAAAACAGtactcccccttaataaaagaGTGTATGCATAATTAAGTAAGGaaaatgtaaacaaataaataaggaagacaaaatattatttaattttaaattgagcAAGACATACAATAAGAaagacaaacaaacaaacaaggcAAATCTAAAACTCATCACTAACATCACTATCAAAATGCCTTTCTAATCCTGAAATCCTCTCATCAAGGCTCTTGAGATGGGTACATATCTCCTCATGGCGAGTATTCTAGATAACCATCATCTCATGCTGAAGCCTTGCCATTTCAGACATTTGTCTAGAGAGACTTTCTAGACTATATTCTTCATTCACTTGAGATGGTCCCGCAACATGTGTGGGGTCAGGCATGTGGATATCTGCATCGTCATCTTCATCTGCATGACCACCAACATCGTCAGAGTGAACATAGGAGTTCCCTTGCTTGATAAATCCCATTTGCCAAAGGGAATTATCTCCAATTTTGTGGTTAGGAAGCACAATCTCATAGTGCTCATTGGAGACATCCACTCCTTTGTATTCATAGATCTGGGAGACTAAGAGAGGGTAGGGGAGAGGCGCAACATCCAACCTTTTGGCCTTGTACATGATGCTTTGAAGTAGATGAGGCCAGTTGAGAGGAATACTCTGAAGTATCCCGTACATGCTCATGAGATCTGTCTCAGAGCACTGAGCATGGTTGGACCCCCTAGGACACAAAAGTCACACAAGCAGATAGTGCAGAAGTCGTTCTTCTATCTTTAGCCCTCCAAAAGGAAAAGACGAACATTGTGATGCTGGCGAGGATTGCGCAGGAACGACTGATACACCATGATTTTGTTGAATTGGGCAAAGTCGTTGGGAACAATTTGAGAATTTTCCAATATTGGAACTTTTGCCACATTTATCCATATATCATTGTCAAGGACAATGACTATACCTTTGACCCTTGTGTGGAAGATGCCATCATGAactttcaaattgaaataaaatacgCGAACAAGATCAGGATAATACCTTCCGCGGAGTTCCATCAGATGTTGAACCCCTTGTTCAATGAAAAGATTTGGAAAAGAGAAGCTATAGGAAGTGTACCAAGCTAGATcaataaacttttgttttaatacCTTTCTCTCCTTCCAAAATTGTGAGAAAGATTGTTGATCTTGTTCATCCGAAATCCACCCTTCAATGGTAGCATCGCTTGGCGAGTGCTGCTCTCAGAtgcttcacttcttcttctccttcttcttcttgaggGATCAACCATATGGTGAGGAAAAAGGAAACAATGGTATGCAAAGAGTTGGAATGAAGAAAACAAGAGAAGGAGCTTAAGAATGGTCCAAGTATGGAAAATATGCACCAAATGGGGTATATATAGGGCAAGAATGGCTTCCCAACATTCAGAAATGGGGGAACTAGCCGTTTATAGCTGTTAAGAGACATTGGCAACGGCTAGTACACTAAATGCAGcgcagaaatttaaaaaaacgaTCTGGAgcacttttaatcgattaaaatggcaattaatcgattaattaatcgattaaaacttggattaatcgattaatccattCGTAAACGCAAAAATGCAGTGCAGTAATGCTTCTAATCGATTTACAAGCATATTAAATGCGTTCATCAACTAAAAATGCATAGTTAAGCGAGAAAACACATATTAGAGTATTTCTAGTATACCTAAGtcccttctaagctcaaaaaatctatccttaggtagtGGTTTGGTAAAAAGGTCTGCTAATTGATGCTTAGAGTCAATGAATTTTATTTCACAATCCCCTTTTTGCACATGATCTCTAAGGAAGTGATGCCTAATTTCTATGTGCTTGGTTCTATAATGCATGATAAGATTCTTTGTAAGATTTATGGCACTTGTATTATCACACTTAAGCAGAATATGATCTATATGAATATCATAGTCTTCTAATTGCTGTTTCATCCATATGATTTGTGCACAACAACTACCAAcagcaatatattcagcttcagtggttgaTAAGGCTACACAGACTTGTTTCTTAGAGTGCCAGGAAACTAAGGAACTACCTagaaaatga
Proteins encoded:
- the LOC111240595 gene encoding uncharacterized protein LOC111240595 isoform X3, which gives rise to MVVQKMSHESVSSINVDATRTRLTQIRKQARCKYLLLDERRVGDSRCRHSQGKIIRLNQIKHQARCKSENDLSQKRTISEPENEQSKGRILRLNQIKRRARSKDNATVIDGTEKRMDQALPCNSFRGQAVKKSICQEDSSPSVQGVPAHNLYRGACQLSDVWWDVENLKELQRTARRLRIFKTKKLRQQLRTECKRNLSNACLHAITAANSEAPKEFIPMKRLRLTELRREARLGNHFPALQGLPRN
- the LOC111240595 gene encoding uncharacterized protein LOC111240595 isoform X1, which produces MVVQKMSHESVSSINVDATRTRLTQIRKQARCKYLLLDERRVGDSRCRHSQGKIIRLNQIKHQARCKSENDLSQKRTISEPENEQSKGRILRLNQIKRRARSKDNATVIDGTEKRMDQALPCNSFRDKENVIAFAGQAVKKSICQEDSSPSVQGVPAHNLYRGACQLSDVWWDVENLKELQRTARRLRIFKTKKLRQQLRTECKRNLSNACLHAITAANSEAPKEFIPMKRLRLTELRREARLGNHFPALQGLPRN
- the LOC111240595 gene encoding uncharacterized protein LOC111240595 isoform X4, which encodes MVVQKMSHESVSSINVDATRTRLTQIRKQARCKYLLLDERRVGDSRCRHSQGKIIRLNQIKHQARCKSENDLSQKRTISEPENEQSKGRILRLNQIKRRARSKDNATVIDGTEKRMDQALPCNSFRDSSPSVQGVPAHNLYRGACQLSDVWWDVENLKELQRTARRLRIFKTKKLRQQLRTECKRNLSNACLHAITAANSEAPKEFIPMKRLRLTELRREARLGNHFPALQGLPRN
- the LOC111240595 gene encoding uncharacterized protein LOC111240595 isoform X2 gives rise to the protein MVVQKMSHESVSSINVDATRTRLTQIRKQARCKYLLLDERRVGDSRCRHSQGKIIRLNQIKHQARCKSENDLSQKRTISEPENEQSKGRILRLNQIKRRARSKDNATVIDGTEKRMDQALPCNSFRDKENVIAFAGQAVKKSICQEDSSPSVQGVPAHNLYRGACQLSDVWWDVENLKELQRTARRLRIFKTKKLRQQLRTECKRNLSNACLHAITANSEAPKEFIPMKRLRLTELRREARLGNHFPALQGLPRN